A single genomic interval of Oryza sativa Japonica Group chromosome 7, ASM3414082v1 harbors:
- the LOC4343784 gene encoding FRIGIDA-like protein 3 isoform X2 yields the protein MATEDTSHISGSSESTIPLLEQLAEVFGKLKSHTETSLQLQNGINWEDIKAHFLNLEKSYKKKEANVSAKERAFLNQFQELRDTAVSALSEVRQKYKVELAGILDANGSKDKKVRTSTNDMNALCASEENTTASGLGEPSEASPVDVKPRPVLKQLCEQMDTAGLLKFLSENWKKLSSLRDELSAALRCATDPARFVLGSLEGFFPSDHTSSPGNKQIILQGQRRSCIILMEAITPALATKEPGDNHPWSSEIRELAKAIAEEWKSKLAEVDLDASDGYSLEAQAFLQLLTTFNVDSVLDEDELCKLVVAVSRRKQTAELCRSLCLNERIPDIIKELVNRHRQIDAVQFIHAFGLSESFPPAPLLKTYVEELKDSLGNNGDGNAASLKDDPKTRELLALRAVIKCIEEYKLQKDYPLGPLQKRVAELKSKGEKRPLEAGRHNAKKPRTFGNSAARRPPNPVGSAGRRPSGPAGTWQRPPPPMPSYPDRYGHADRYHYTAPSATYDPPAYASYSEPYSASKPYQYTPGSVAPASYNSNQFKVAYGGPGAPPTAGGYGSYNDAAGQSTSSSYSGYSGYHPSLPRL from the exons ATGGCCACAGAAGATACTTCTCACATTTCTGGTAGTTCTGAGTCAACAATTCCATTGCTAGAACAGCTTGCTGAAGTATTTGGCAAGCTGAAATCTCACACAGAAACATCCTTGCAATTGCAAAACGGCATCAATTGGGAAGATATCAAAGCACATTTCCTGAACCTTGAGAAGTCGTACAAAA AGAAGGAAGCTAATGTTTCTGCAAAAGAGCGTGCTTTCCTGAACCAGTTTCAGGAGCTAAGGGATACAGCTGTCTCTGCCCTTTCAGAGGTGCGACAAAAATATAAGGTGGAGCTTGCTGGTATACTTGATGCCAATGGAAGCAAAGATAAAAAGGTAAGAACCTCAACCAATGACATGAATGCGTTGTGTGCTTCAGAGGAGAATACAACTGCTAGTGGGCTGGGTGAACCATCTGAAGCTTCACCTGTTGATGTTAAGCCACGTCCTGTATTGAAGCAACTATGTGAGCAGATGGATACAGCAGGCCTTCTGAAATTTCTTTCAGAAAATTGGAAAAAACTTTCTAGCCTTCGTGATGAACTTTCTGCTGCACTAAGATGTGCTACTGACCCTGCACGCTTTGTGCTTGGTTCCTTGGAGGGTTTCTTCCCATCTGACCATACTAGTTCACCTGGGAATAAACAGATTATTCTCCAAGGCCAGCGTAGAAGCTGCATTATTTTGATGGAAGCTATAACACCTGCACTAGCTACGAAGGAGCCAGGTGACAACCACCCTTGGAGCTCTGAAATTAGGGAGCTGGCCAAGGCGATTGCAGAAGAGTGGAAGAGTAAGCTAGCTGAGGTTGACCTCGATGCTTCTGATGGCTACTCATTGGAAGCACAGGCATTCCTGCAGCTTCTTACAACATTTAATGTTGATTCGGTGCTTGACGAGGATGAACTATGCAAGCTTGTAGTTGCCGTCTCTCGTCGCAAGCAGACTGCTGAGCTTTGTCGCTCCCTTTGTCTTAATGAGAGAATACCAG ATATTATCAAGGAATTGGTTAATAGACACAGGCAAATTGATGCAGTTCAATTTATACATGCCTTTGGGCTTTCTGAGAGCTTCCCTCCTGCACCTCTGCTGAAGACATATGTGGAGGAATTAAAAGATTCACTTGGCAATAATGGGGATGGCAACGCGGCTTCTCTGAAG GATGACCCAAAGACTCGGGAACTACTTGCATTGAGGGCTGTAATAAAATGCATTGAAGAGTATAAGCTTCAGAAGGACTATCCTCTTGGACCTCTCCAGAAGCGTGTTGCTGAGCTAAAATCTAAGGGTGAGAAAAGGCCATTGGAAGCTGGGCGCCATAATGCAAAGAAGCCTCGCACTTTCGGCAATTCAGCTGCTCGCAGGCCACCAAATCCTGTTGGTTCAGCTGGTCGCAGACCTTCAGGCCCGGCTGGTACTTGGCAGCGGCCCCCTCCACCAATGCCTTCCTATCCTGATCGATATGGACATGCAGATCGGTACCATTACACTGCACCCTCTGCAACATATGATCCTCCTGCTTATGCTTCTTACAGCGAACCATACAGTGCCTCAAAGCCATACCAGTACACACCAGGCTCAGTAGCTCCTGCATCATACAACTCGAATCAGTTCAAAGTAGCTTATGGTGGACCTGGTGCCCCGCCAACAGCAGGCGGCTACGGAAGCTACAACGATGCAGCAGGGCAGTCTACTTCGAGTAGCTATTCGGGTTATTCTGGTTACCACCCTTCACTACCAAGGTTATAA
- the LOC4343784 gene encoding FRIGIDA-like protein 3 isoform X1 — translation MATEDTSHISGSSESTIPLLEQLAEVFGKLKSHTETSLQLQNGINWEDIKAHFLNLEKSYKSKCDELAEKQKALEEKKAESCRLIAEKEANVSAKERAFLNQFQELRDTAVSALSEVRQKYKVELAGILDANGSKDKKVRTSTNDMNALCASEENTTASGLGEPSEASPVDVKPRPVLKQLCEQMDTAGLLKFLSENWKKLSSLRDELSAALRCATDPARFVLGSLEGFFPSDHTSSPGNKQIILQGQRRSCIILMEAITPALATKEPGDNHPWSSEIRELAKAIAEEWKSKLAEVDLDASDGYSLEAQAFLQLLTTFNVDSVLDEDELCKLVVAVSRRKQTAELCRSLCLNERIPDIIKELVNRHRQIDAVQFIHAFGLSESFPPAPLLKTYVEELKDSLGNNGDGNAASLKDDPKTRELLALRAVIKCIEEYKLQKDYPLGPLQKRVAELKSKGEKRPLEAGRHNAKKPRTFGNSAARRPPNPVGSAGRRPSGPAGTWQRPPPPMPSYPDRYGHADRYHYTAPSATYDPPAYASYSEPYSASKPYQYTPGSVAPASYNSNQFKVAYGGPGAPPTAGGYGSYNDAAGQSTSSSYSGYSGYHPSLPRL, via the exons ATGGCCACAGAAGATACTTCTCACATTTCTGGTAGTTCTGAGTCAACAATTCCATTGCTAGAACAGCTTGCTGAAGTATTTGGCAAGCTGAAATCTCACACAGAAACATCCTTGCAATTGCAAAACGGCATCAATTGGGAAGATATCAAAGCACATTTCCTGAACCTTGAGAAGTCGTACAAAAGTAAGTGCGATGAACTTGCAGAGAAGCAGAAGGcattagaagaaaagaaagcTGAATCCTGTAGGCTTATTGCAGAGAAGGAAGCTAATGTTTCTGCAAAAGAGCGTGCTTTCCTGAACCAGTTTCAGGAGCTAAGGGATACAGCTGTCTCTGCCCTTTCAGAGGTGCGACAAAAATATAAGGTGGAGCTTGCTGGTATACTTGATGCCAATGGAAGCAAAGATAAAAAGGTAAGAACCTCAACCAATGACATGAATGCGTTGTGTGCTTCAGAGGAGAATACAACTGCTAGTGGGCTGGGTGAACCATCTGAAGCTTCACCTGTTGATGTTAAGCCACGTCCTGTATTGAAGCAACTATGTGAGCAGATGGATACAGCAGGCCTTCTGAAATTTCTTTCAGAAAATTGGAAAAAACTTTCTAGCCTTCGTGATGAACTTTCTGCTGCACTAAGATGTGCTACTGACCCTGCACGCTTTGTGCTTGGTTCCTTGGAGGGTTTCTTCCCATCTGACCATACTAGTTCACCTGGGAATAAACAGATTATTCTCCAAGGCCAGCGTAGAAGCTGCATTATTTTGATGGAAGCTATAACACCTGCACTAGCTACGAAGGAGCCAGGTGACAACCACCCTTGGAGCTCTGAAATTAGGGAGCTGGCCAAGGCGATTGCAGAAGAGTGGAAGAGTAAGCTAGCTGAGGTTGACCTCGATGCTTCTGATGGCTACTCATTGGAAGCACAGGCATTCCTGCAGCTTCTTACAACATTTAATGTTGATTCGGTGCTTGACGAGGATGAACTATGCAAGCTTGTAGTTGCCGTCTCTCGTCGCAAGCAGACTGCTGAGCTTTGTCGCTCCCTTTGTCTTAATGAGAGAATACCAG ATATTATCAAGGAATTGGTTAATAGACACAGGCAAATTGATGCAGTTCAATTTATACATGCCTTTGGGCTTTCTGAGAGCTTCCCTCCTGCACCTCTGCTGAAGACATATGTGGAGGAATTAAAAGATTCACTTGGCAATAATGGGGATGGCAACGCGGCTTCTCTGAAG GATGACCCAAAGACTCGGGAACTACTTGCATTGAGGGCTGTAATAAAATGCATTGAAGAGTATAAGCTTCAGAAGGACTATCCTCTTGGACCTCTCCAGAAGCGTGTTGCTGAGCTAAAATCTAAGGGTGAGAAAAGGCCATTGGAAGCTGGGCGCCATAATGCAAAGAAGCCTCGCACTTTCGGCAATTCAGCTGCTCGCAGGCCACCAAATCCTGTTGGTTCAGCTGGTCGCAGACCTTCAGGCCCGGCTGGTACTTGGCAGCGGCCCCCTCCACCAATGCCTTCCTATCCTGATCGATATGGACATGCAGATCGGTACCATTACACTGCACCCTCTGCAACATATGATCCTCCTGCTTATGCTTCTTACAGCGAACCATACAGTGCCTCAAAGCCATACCAGTACACACCAGGCTCAGTAGCTCCTGCATCATACAACTCGAATCAGTTCAAAGTAGCTTATGGTGGACCTGGTGCCCCGCCAACAGCAGGCGGCTACGGAAGCTACAACGATGCAGCAGGGCAGTCTACTTCGAGTAGCTATTCGGGTTATTCTGGTTACCACCCTTCACTACCAAGGTTATAA
- the LOC4343785 gene encoding indole-3-acetic acid-amido synthetase GH3.8, translating into MAVMTDVSTTGTALRTPAAGAVKEGDVEKLRFIDEMTTNVDAVQERVLGEILGRNAGTEYLTKCGLDGATDRAAFRAKVPVVSYDDLQPYIQRIANGDRSPILSTHPVSEFLTSSGTSAGERKLMPTIMDELDRRQLLYSLLMPVMNLYVPGLDKGKGLYFLFVKSETKTPGGLTARPVLTSYYKSDHFKNRPYDPYHNYTSPTAAILCADAFQSMYAQMVCGLCQRNDVLRLGAVFASGLLRAIRFLQLNWEQLADDIESGELTPRVTDPSVREAVAAILLPDPELAKLIRAECSKGDWAGIITRVWPNTKYLDVIVTGAMAQYIPTLEFYSGGLPMACTMYASSECYFGLNLRPMCDPSEVSYTIMPNMGYFEFLPVDETGAASGDATQLVDLARVEVGREYELVITTYAGLNRYRVGDVLRVTGFHNAAPQFRFVRRKNVLLSIESDKTDEAELQRAVERASALLRPHGASVVEYTSQACTKRIPGHYVIYWELLTKGAGATVVDADTLGRCCLEMEEALNTVYRQSRVADGSIGPLEIRVVRPGTFEELMDYAISRGASINQYKVPRCVTFPPIVELLDSRVVSSHFSPALPHWTPARRSE; encoded by the exons ATGGCGGTGATGACTGATGTGTCGACCACCGGGACGGCACTCCGGAccccggcggcgggggcggtgaAGGAGGGCGACGTCGAGAAGCTCCGGTTCATCGACGAGATGACCACCAACGTCGACGCCGTGCAGGAGCGCGTCCTGGGGGAGATCCTCGGCCGCAACGCCGGCACGGAGTACCTGACCAAGTGCGGCCTCGACGGCGCCACCGACCGCGCCGCCTTCCGGGCCAAGGTTCCGGTGGTGTCGTACGACGACCTGCAGCCGTACATCCAGCGCATTGCGAACGGGGACCGCTCGCCGATCCTGTCCACCCACCCCGTCTCCGAGTTCCTCACCAGCTCCGgcacgtcggccggcgagcgCAAGCTGATGCCCACCATCATGGACGAGCTCGACCGCCGTCAGCTGCTCTACAGCCTCCTCATGCCGGTCATGAACTT GTATGTGCCTGGGCTTGACAAGGGGAAGGGGCTCTACTTCCTGTTCGTCAAGTCGGAGACGAAGACGCCGGGAGGCCTGACGGCGAGGCCCGTGCTGACGAGCTACTACAAGAGCGACCACTTCAAGAACCGGCCGTACGACCCGTACCACAACTACACGAGCCCGACGGCGGCCATCCTCTGCGCCGACGCGTTCCAGAGCATGTACGCGCAGATGGTGTGCGGCCTGTGCCAGCGCAACGACGTGCTGCGCCTCGGCGCCGTGTTCGCCTCCGGCCTCCTCCGGGCCATCCGCTTCCTCCAGCTCAACTGGGAGCAGCTCGCCGACGACATCGAGTCCGGCGAGCTCACCCCTCGCGTCACCGACCCGTCGGTGCGCGAGGCTgtcgccgccatcctcctcccggaccccgagctcgccaagctcaTCCGCGCCGAGTGCTCCAAGGGCGACTGGGCCGGCATCATCACCCGCGTGTGGCCGAACACCAAGTACCTCGACGTCATCGTCACCGGCGCGATGGCGCAGTACATCCCGACCCTGGAGTTCTACAGCGGCGGGCTTCCCATGGCGTGCACCATGTACGCGTCATCCGAGTGCTACTTCGGCCTCAACCTCCGCCCCATGTGCGACCCCTCCGAGGTGTCCTACACCATCATGCCTAACATGGGCTACTTCGAGTTCCTCCCCGTGGACGAGACCGGCGCGGCTTCGGGCGACGCCACCCAGCTCGTGGACCTCGCCCGCGTGGAGGTGGGGCGCGAGTACGAGCTGGTGATCACCACCTACGCCGGGCTGAACCGGTACCGCGTCGGCGACGTCCTCCGCGTGACGGGGTTCCACAACGCGGCGCCGCAGTTCAGGTTCGTGCGCCGCAAGAACGTGCTCCTCTCCATCGAGTCCGACAAGACCGACGAGGCCGAGCTGCAGCGCGCCGTGGAGCGCGCGTCGGCGCTGCTCCGCCCGCACGGCGCGTCCGTGGTGGAGTACACCAGCCAAGCGTGCACCAAGCGCATCCCGGGCCACTACGTCATCTACTGGGAGCTCCTGACCAAGGGCGCCGGCGCCACGGTGGTGGACGCGGACACGCTGGGCAGGTGCTGCCTCGAGATGGAGGAGGCGCTGAACACGGTGTACAGGCAGAGCCGCGTCGCGGACGGCTCGATTGGGCCGCTCGAGATCCGGGTCGTCCGCCCGGGCACATTCGAGGAGCTCATGGACTACGCCATCTCCCGCGGCGCGTCCATCAACCAGTACAAGGTGCCACGCTGCGTCACGTTCCCGCCCATCGTCGAGCTGCTCGACTCGCGCGTCGTGTCCAGCCACTTCAGCCCGGCGCTCCCACACTGGACTCCGGCGCGACGGTCCGAATAG